In the Periophthalmus magnuspinnatus isolate fPerMag1 chromosome 4, fPerMag1.2.pri, whole genome shotgun sequence genome, one interval contains:
- the lingo3a gene encoding leucine-rich repeat and immunoglobulin-like domain-containing nogo receptor-interacting protein 3a gives MAGCLSQDVCWTLVILFILVMIVVSPILGQGCPQRCECVSKLKTVSCNNKRLSALPEAIPSDTRILDLSGNKLRWVEHGDLLAYPRLENLDLSDNMISVLEPNAFSSLQNLQSLSLRGNQLKLVPMGAFSRLTNLTSLDLSGNKIVILLDFTFQDLKSLKNLEVGDNDLVYIANKAFMGLVGLRELTIERCNLTSVSSQSLSYLHNLVILRLRYLSISALDDQNFRKLGNLRGLEIDHWPFLEYISPHSLQGLNLSWLSITHTNITSVPTSALRSLAHLTSLNLSYNPISVLESWALRDLVRLKELHLVSTNLVTVQPYALGGLRQIRLLNFSTNSLVTLEEGAFQSVNTLETVRLDGNPLACDCRLLWILQRRKTLNFDSAPPVCTTPVEVQGRALSAFSDSALFEHFTCQKPKIRNRKLQQINAREGQVVSFICRAEGEPAPVIFWISPQRRRITTKSTGRLTVLPEGTLEIRYAQVTDSGTYICIASNAGGNDTYFATLTVSGLPLDAALMANRTYYTGDLNDTNLNDTKVFLKFTLDLKTILISTAMGCIMFLGVVLFCFILLFVWSRGRGQHKNNFSVEYSFRKVDGPAASGGQGGARKFNMKMI, from the coding sequence ATGGCGGGGTGCCTGAGCCAGGATGTTTGCTGGACACTAGTGATACTCTTCATCTTGGTAATGATTGTTGTGTCACCCATCCTAGGTCAAGGATGTCCCCAACGATGTGAGTGTGTCTCAAAGCTCAAGACAGTGTCCTGTAATAATAAAAGACTGAGTGCGCTCCCAGAGGCCATACCCTCAGACACAAGGATCTTGGACCTGAGTGGTAATAAACTTCGCTGGGTTGAACATGGGGACCTGCTTGCATATCCTCGCCTTGAAAATTTGGACCTAAGTGACAACATGATTAGTGTGCTTGAACCCAATGCATTTTCAAGTCTTCAGAAtctgcagtctctctctcttcgggGAAACCAATTGAAACTGGTGCCCATGGGAGCTTTCTCACGTCTTACCAACTTAACTTCACTGGACCTAAGCGGGAATAAAATTGTAATTCTGTTAGACTTTACTTTCCAAGACCTAAAAAGTCTGAAAAATCTTGAAGTGGGGGACAATGATCTTGTTTATATTGCAAACAAGGCTTTTATGGGTCTGGTAGGCCTTAGAGAGCTGACCATTGAAAGATGTAATTTGACTTCTGTGTCTAGCCAGTCATTGTCTTATCTGCATAATCTTGTGATTTTACGGCTTCGCTACCTCAGTATCTCTGCCTTAGATGATCAGAACTTTCGTAAGCTAGGAAATTTGAGGGGCTTGGAGATCGACCACTGGCCCTTTTTAGAGTACATCTCCCCTCACAGTCTGCAGGGTCTTAACTTGTCCTGGCTGTCTATTACACACACCAACATAACCTCTGTACCCACCTCTGCCCTGCGCAGTCTGGCCCACCTCACCAGTCTCAACCTCTCCTATAACCCCATCTCTGTGCTTGAATCCTGGGCCCTGCGAGACCTCGTCAGACTGAAGGAGCTGCATTTAGTCAGCACTAACCTTGTGACAGTTCAGCCATATGCACTGGGAGGGCTCAGACAAATCCGCCTCCTTAACTTCTCCACTAACAGCCTGGTGACACTGGAGGAGGGGGCCTTCCAGTCCGTCAACACCTTGGAGACAGTGCGTTTGGATGGAAACCCGTTAGCCTGTGACTGCCGCCTACTGTGGATCCTCCAGCGCAGGAAGACGCTAAACTTTGACAGCGCTCCCCCGGTGTGCACAACACCTGTGGAGGTGCAAGGCAGGGCTCTTTCCGCTTTCTCAGACTCGGCTCTTTTTGAACACTTTACTTGTCAAAAGCCCAAAATCCGTAACAGGAAACTGCAACAGATAAATGCCCGCGAGGGACAGGTGGTGTCCTTCATTTGCAGAGCAGAAGGTGAGCCGGCTCCTGTTATTTTTTGGATCTCTCCTCAACGTCGCCGTATCACCACAAAGAGTACAGGTCGTCTCACTGTCTTACCAGAAGGCACATTGGAAATACGCTATGCTCAAGTTACAGATAGTGGGACCTATATCTGTATAGCCAGTAATGCAGGTGGAAATGACACTTACTTTGCCACTCTTACAGTGAGTGGACTGCCTCTTGATGCAGCACTCATGGCAAATCGTACCTACTACACTGGAGACCTGAATGATACAAATCTAAATGATACTAAGGTCTTTTtaaagtttactctggatctaaAGACCATCCTCATATCCACAGCCATGGGCTGCATCATGTTCCTAGGAGTGGTcctgttctgtttcattctaCTGTTTGTGTGGAGTCGAGGCAGAGGGcagcacaaaaacaacttttctgTGGAGTATTCTTTTAGAAAGGTAGATGGACCTGCAGCCAGCGGAGGACAGGGTGGTGCACGAAAGTTCAACATGAAGATGATAtaa
- the LOC117369487 gene encoding nuclear factor interleukin-3-regulated protein-like, whose product MESLNFERPQNLLDLDNDVTRKGSRRKREFIPDDQKDALYWEKRRKNNEAAKKSREKRRMNDYVLETYVMALKEENTRLKAELMAIKIHFGLAHPAAYTAYQLSHMQDQARNSAHARGPHLTLQMDYWRSQESPVWSSSQHPHPVFMPIPQTRANPYSNQHGGTNSSLSTTFIYPEMFKQSQPHQPDVVHMPRRPSPRKDLWEEDEQQVPRISQLPGPMQTPKHNPDRDRRYLLS is encoded by the coding sequence ATGGAGTCCCTGAACTTTGAGAGACCCCAAAACCTGCTTGATCTTGACAATGATGTAACACGTAAAGGTTCTCGTCGCAAAAGGGAGTTCATACCTGATGATCAGAAAGATGCCCTTTACTGGGAGAAGCGGCGTAAAAACAATGAAGCAGCAAAGAAGTCACGGGAGAAGAGAAGAATGAATGACTATGTGCTTGAAACTTACGTCATGGCTCTGAAAGAGGAGAACACACGGCTCAAAGCTGAATTGATGGCCATTAAGATCCACTTTGGTCTAGCTCACCCCGCTGCCTACACCGCCTACCAGCTGTCCCATATGCAGGACCAGGCCCGTAACAGTGCTCACGCACGGGGCCCCCATCTCACTCTGCAAATGGACTACTGGAGAAGTCAAGAATCCCCCGTGTGGTCCTCCTCACAACATCCTCACCCAGTCTTCATGCCTATACCCCAGACAAGAGCCAATCCTTATTCAAACCAGCATGGTGGCACAAACTCAAGTCTGTCCACTACATTCATTTATCCTGAAATGTTCAAACAAAGCCAACCTCATCAACCTGATGTTGTGCACATGCCAAGGAGGCCAAGTCCCAGAAAAGACCTTTGGGAGGAAGATGAGCAACAGGTCCCTCGAATTTCCCAGCTGCCTGGTCCTATGCAAACACCAAAGCACAACCCAGACAGAGACAGGCGTTACTTACTTTCATAA